The proteins below are encoded in one region of Lentimicrobiaceae bacterium:
- a CDS encoding serine hydrolase: protein MTTEKEKSLQTVLDKVVDGKKVFGTSFAIKKCDVTWQGASGNLTLNKPYFIASTTKLFTTAIILRLREEGKLSLDNKISNYLDTSIVSGLHVYKGKDYSEEITIRHLLSHTSGLPDYFQDKGAIGKSLEDELMAGNDQYWTFEQSIERTKIMSPLFAPGTKGKAKYSDANFQILGKIIEIITEKSYSENCQERIIQPLGLAQTYLYQDANDETPMHLYYKSNELHIPKAMTSFGADGGIVSVSSDMLVFIEAFFKGKLFKISYIDEIQEVWNRIFPPMRAGVGIHMFKIPWIFNPTGAIPYFVGHSGLSGALAFYCPKEKLYVVGTVNQTAHPDISFRIMISLTQKLLKK, encoded by the coding sequence ATGACAACTGAAAAAGAAAAATCACTACAAACTGTCTTGGATAAGGTGGTTGATGGAAAAAAAGTATTCGGGACATCTTTTGCTATTAAAAAATGTGATGTTACTTGGCAGGGAGCATCCGGCAATTTGACATTAAACAAACCTTACTTTATCGCAAGTACTACAAAACTGTTTACTACTGCCATAATTTTGAGATTGAGAGAAGAAGGCAAGCTAAGCCTTGACAATAAGATTAGTAATTACTTAGATACTTCTATTGTATCCGGACTGCATGTTTACAAAGGAAAAGATTATTCCGAAGAAATTACCATCAGGCATTTGCTTTCTCACACATCGGGGCTGCCCGACTATTTTCAAGACAAAGGTGCAATAGGAAAAAGTTTGGAAGATGAATTAATGGCAGGCAACGACCAGTATTGGACTTTTGAGCAATCAATAGAAAGGACAAAGATAATGTCTCCGCTTTTTGCACCCGGAACCAAAGGAAAAGCAAAATATTCGGATGCTAATTTTCAGATTTTAGGAAAAATCATCGAAATTATCACCGAAAAATCGTATTCCGAAAACTGTCAGGAGCGTATTATTCAGCCACTTGGCTTAGCACAAACCTATCTCTACCAAGATGCAAACGATGAAACACCAATGCACCTGTATTATAAAAGCAATGAGTTGCACATCCCTAAAGCAATGACATCTTTTGGAGCAGACGGTGGAATTGTTTCGGTATCTAGCGATATGCTTGTTTTTATTGAAGCATTTTTTAAAGGTAAATTGTTTAAAATATCCTACATAGACGAAATACAAGAAGTTTGGAACAGAATTTTCCCGCCGATGCGTGCAGGTGTTGGTATTCATATGTTCAAAATTCCTTGGATTTTCAATCCCACAGGTGCAATACCGTATTTTGTAGGACACTCGGGGCTATCGGGTGCTTTGGCATTTTACTGCCCGAAAGAAAAACTTTACGTCGTCGGAACAGTA
- the hcp gene encoding hydroxylamine reductase — MFCFQCQETAQNKGCTVKGVCGKTADVANLQDLLVFILKGISRNTLKLRENGVEISKETNRFVMESLFMTITNANFDKERFVERIRAAIKLRDKLALQLKSIGALDATCPNCDCTTWQADTVEEMEAKAATVGVLKTENEDIRSLRELLIYGVKGMAAYAEHASNLGYEDDDIHAFMQQALVATTKDLSADELTALVLKCGEYGVKTMALLDKANTTTYGNPEITKVNLGVRNNPAILISGHDMRDMQDLLEQTNGTGVDVYTHSEMLPAHYYPAFKKYSHFVGNYGSSWWHQNEDFETFNGVILFTTNCIVPPRSTSTYADRVYTTGASGFSGFTHIEDRKNGKPKDFSKLIEHAKRLQAPKEIETGEIVGGFAHAQVFALADKVVDAVKSGAIRKFFVMAGCDGRMKNRNYYTEFAENLPKDTVILTAGCAKYRYNKLQLGDIGGIPRVLDAGQCNDSYSLALIALKLKEVFELNDINELPIAYNIAWYEQKAVIVLLALLSLNVKNIHLGPTLPAFLSPNVANVLVNNFGIGGITTPEEDVKMFLN, encoded by the coding sequence ATGTTTTGTTTTCAATGTCAAGAAACAGCCCAAAATAAGGGTTGTACTGTTAAAGGTGTTTGTGGTAAAACCGCAGATGTAGCCAATCTTCAGGATTTATTGGTATTTATACTGAAAGGAATTTCAAGAAACACATTAAAACTTCGCGAAAATGGAGTTGAAATTTCAAAGGAAACCAATCGTTTTGTTATGGAGTCGTTGTTTATGACAATAACTAACGCAAATTTCGATAAGGAGCGTTTTGTTGAACGTATAAGAGCTGCTATCAAACTACGCGATAAGCTGGCTTTACAATTAAAATCTATAGGAGCACTAGATGCCACATGTCCGAACTGTGACTGCACAACGTGGCAAGCCGACACTGTTGAAGAGATGGAAGCAAAGGCTGCAACCGTGGGTGTACTTAAAACGGAAAATGAAGATATACGCTCTCTACGCGAATTACTTATTTACGGCGTAAAAGGAATGGCAGCGTATGCTGAACACGCATCTAATTTAGGCTATGAAGATGACGATATTCATGCGTTTATGCAACAGGCTCTTGTGGCAACTACAAAAGACCTTTCTGCAGATGAACTTACAGCACTTGTGCTTAAATGTGGCGAGTATGGGGTTAAAACCATGGCTTTACTCGATAAGGCAAATACTACTACGTACGGTAATCCGGAAATTACAAAAGTAAATCTAGGTGTGCGTAACAATCCTGCTATTTTAATATCCGGTCATGATATGCGCGATATGCAAGATTTGCTAGAACAGACAAACGGTACAGGAGTAGATGTGTACACTCACAGCGAAATGCTTCCTGCTCATTATTATCCTGCATTCAAGAAATATAGCCATTTTGTTGGCAATTATGGCAGCTCATGGTGGCATCAAAATGAGGATTTTGAAACCTTTAATGGAGTAATTCTTTTTACAACTAACTGTATTGTCCCTCCTCGCTCTACATCGACCTACGCCGACAGAGTTTACACAACAGGAGCATCAGGATTTTCAGGTTTTACCCACATAGAAGATCGTAAAAATGGCAAGCCAAAAGATTTTTCAAAATTGATTGAGCATGCTAAGCGCTTACAAGCTCCCAAAGAAATTGAAACTGGTGAGATTGTCGGTGGATTTGCACATGCTCAAGTATTTGCCTTAGCTGATAAAGTTGTGGATGCTGTAAAATCTGGAGCAATACGTAAGTTTTTTGTAATGGCTGGTTGTGACGGACGTATGAAAAATCGTAATTATTATACTGAGTTTGCCGAAAATCTCCCAAAAGATACGGTTATTCTGACAGCTGGATGTGCTAAATATCGTTACAATAAACTACAGTTGGGAGATATTGGAGGAATACCTCGTGTACTTGATGCAGGGCAGTGCAACGATAGCTATTCTCTTGCACTAATAGCACTTAAACTTAAAGAGGTGTTTGAGTTGAATGATATTAATGAATTGCCTATTGCATATAATATAGCCTGGTACGAACAAAAGGCTGTTATTGTGTTGCTAGCATTGTTATCGCTTAATGTTAAAAACATTCACCTTGGCCCAACTTTGCCGGCATTTCTTTCTCCTAACGTTGCAAATGTTTTAGTCAATAATTTTGGAATAGGAGGTATAACAACACCTGAAGAAGATGTAAAGATGTTTTTAAATTAA
- a CDS encoding 4Fe-4S ferredoxin, which produces MKAIRQIIKIDEQLCNGCGVCVEGCHEGALQLIDGKAIIISELYCDGLGACIGDCPVGAITIEKREAEPYDERAVIERIAIKGETTILAHLKHLKDHGETEYFQQAINYMKENDIKGDLSSIKTREAGVNNKPKMACGCPGSMERTFAKPSQVGVGFTPTQAITSQLTHWPVQLHLLNPQAGFFQKADVVIAADCTAYAFAYFHDRFIRNHTLAIACPKLDSNKEVYVAKITEMIDLAQINTITVVIMEVPCCGGLVQLVRTATENASRKVPIKKIVIGVQGEIKEESWI; this is translated from the coding sequence ATGAAAGCTATAAGACAAATTATAAAAATAGATGAGCAACTTTGCAATGGTTGCGGAGTATGCGTTGAGGGTTGCCATGAAGGGGCTCTGCAACTAATTGACGGAAAAGCAATAATAATTAGCGAACTTTATTGCGATGGACTTGGAGCATGTATAGGAGATTGCCCTGTGGGTGCTATTACTATTGAAAAAAGAGAGGCAGAGCCTTATGACGAACGGGCTGTAATTGAGCGTATAGCTATCAAGGGTGAAACAACAATTTTAGCGCACTTAAAGCACTTGAAAGATCATGGAGAAACCGAATACTTTCAGCAAGCTATCAACTATATGAAAGAAAATGATATTAAAGGTGATTTGAGTTCAATTAAAACAAGGGAAGCTGGTGTAAATAATAAACCTAAAATGGCATGTGGCTGTCCTGGTAGCATGGAACGTACTTTTGCTAAACCATCACAGGTTGGAGTTGGATTTACACCAACTCAAGCAATAACCTCACAGCTTACACATTGGCCCGTGCAACTCCATTTGCTTAATCCTCAGGCAGGATTTTTCCAAAAAGCTGATGTTGTTATTGCTGCCGACTGTACGGCTTATGCCTTTGCTTATTTTCATGATAGATTTATTCGTAATCATACATTGGCAATAGCTTGTCCTAAACTCGACAGCAATAAGGAGGTGTATGTTGCAAAAATCACCGAAATGATTGACTTGGCTCAGATAAATACTATAACAGTTGTAATTATGGAGGTGCCATGTTGTGGTGGGCTGGTACAATTGGTTAGAACTGCTACAGAAAATGCATCTCGAAAGGTACCAATCAAGAAAATTGTTATAGGGGTTCAAGGCGAAATAAAAGAAGAAAGTTGGATTTAA